The region CAACCTGGATTCCAAGAAGGGGAGAGAAGTCATGGAACTCATACACTCAATGGTGAGGGATGGAAAGGCGGCAATAATTGCAAGCCACGATCCGAGGGTTGAAGATTTCGCGGACCGTGTTTTGAGAATGGAGGACGGGAGGTTGAAGAGTGATGAGCGCAAGGGTCCTTGAAAAAAGGCGGGTGAGGTCCTGGCACGGGCTTGAATTTGAAATAGTCATATGGAGTAACTGGTGGGCAAAAATAGGGTTCATGCTTCACCCTCAGGTGGCCAACTTCATGATGAGGTACGGCCTTCCGGAGAGTGTCAGGGGCAGAATGGAGGTTCTCCACGAATTCGGCCACGTGCAGATGTTTCCACTCGTTCTGATTTACTATCTGCCGTTTTTGTTTCTCGGAATCTCGGGGTGGTGGGAATTCACCATTGTTACCGCAGGAATGCTGCTTTTCTGGGAAATTCTTGCCGAGGCCTATGTGGCTGTGAAGTTTGATGGATACTCTGAGGTTTACAGAGAGAACCTTCACCCGTTTGCGGTCATTTACTGGGTTTTAATCGTTACAGCAGTTTTGCTTCCTGCGATTGCTGTAATTGCTGGAGTGCTGTAAAACCATGCGGGGGGTGGGATTCGAACCCACGAAGGCCTGCGCCACTGGACCCTAAATCCAGCGCCTTTGACCGCTCGGCAACCCCCGCAAAGTTTGCAGGCAGTCCTGCGAGATATTGTTAAGAGGATATTAAGTTTTGCGGTAACGTGAATTTGTGAGTGCTCAGGACTTTTGGCAGTCCTGAAAAAATTTACTGTCTGATGCTGGTGCCAAGTCCTTTTTTACGGATATGGGATCTGGCATGAATTCATTAAACTTCGACCTGATTTGGAGCAATTTATTTTACCATCCAGCACATAGATGTGGTTGTGGTAAAAGGGCTTGAAAGATATGCTGAGATAAATGCAGGGAATTTGCCTGCAAAGTTTCAGATAGCGAAGAGGATTCCGGCTGATAAAACTGACAGTCTGTACGATGCTCACAGAGATTTGAAAAAAGAATTTCTGAAATGCTGGAAAAAGGTTGATGCCAGCATCCTTGAAGAAAAACCTGCAGATTACTCCTTTCTGCATCTGAAAGTGGATCTGCTGAATGAGATGCTCAAAGAATGCGTCTTCTGTCAGAGGAAGTGTAGGGTAAACCGGTATGAAAGGAGGGGATACTGCAAAACAGGCGCGGAGAGTTACTACAGCAGCGAATTCCTTCATTTTGGTGAGGAGCCAGAGCTTGTTCCATCGCACACGATTTTTTTCAACAGATGTACATTCTCCTGTGTGTTCTGTCAGAACTGGGATATTGTCTGCAGGGACGATACCCCTGTGAATCCAAAAGAGCTTGCGTATCTGATCGATATCAGAAGGAGGCAGGGTAGCAGAAACGTGAATTTTGTTGGCGGGAACCCTGATCAGCATGCTCACACGATTCTTGAAGTCCTCATTCATGTGAATTCGAGCCTGCCGGTGGTCTGGAACTCGAACATGTACCACAGTGTCGAGCTGGCCGGGGTTATTGAGGATGTCATCGACCTGTGGCTGGGAGATTTCAAATACGGAAATGACGATTGTGCAGCAAAATACTCTAACGCAGGAAACTACTTCGAAACTGTAACTGGAAACTTTTTGAGGGCAAAAAAGCACGGCGAGTTGTTAATACGGCACCTCGTCATGCCCGGCCACGTTGAATGCTGCACCGAAAGGATTGTAAAGTGGGTCTCAAAGAACCTCGGGAGAGATACGAGATTCAACCTGATGTTCCAGTACTGGCCCGCTTACAGAGCGAACGAGTTTCCAGAGATCTCAAGAAGGCTCAACAGAGGAGAAATTAAACAAGCAATAAAAGTGACTTCAGTCCATCTCGATAATCTGGTGTGATTCTCTGACTCCTGCCCAGAAAAGCATGCCTGCAATCACTGTTGCTATTGCTGAGGCGGTGAAAACTGCTGCTATTCCACTGTGGCCCTGACCGCCGAGATCGTAAAACACTCCCGCCAGCATAGGCCCTATTGCCCTTCCAAGGCTTTTGGATGCGGAGAAATAGCCCATCAGTCCTCCAAGATTTCCCATTTTTTTACCCTCTACTGCGACAAGTCCGCTAACTGCCGGGAGAGAAAGAGAGCTCGAAATGCCGAGGAATGCAGAAAAAACAAGTAGAATGTGAAATGAGGTGTACTGTATGATGGAGACGTAAATTATGGCTGAGATGATTGTTGACAGCATGACCGGAAAGATGAAACCCCTCCTGTCTGAAAAAGCTCCACCGTACGGCTGTATAATTCCTGAAACGAAGAGGTTTGTGAAGACGAGCATGCCAATTTCTGTATAGCTCAGACCGATGAGGTATCCATATATTGGAAGAAAGGACATCATGCTTCCTCTGCCTATTGAGTTCAGTATTCTGAAAATCAGGACCGAGATAATTCTCCTGCTGAACTCTTTCCCACCGTTTTCGTTTTTCTGCGGAGGTTTAATCTCCGGAAGAGTCAGGATTGCAATTATGAGGGTTATCAGGCTCATCAGGGCCATGGCAAAGAATGCCATCTTCTCGCTGTGAAAGTCTGAAAGAAACCCTCCAATGAGTGGACCGAATGACATTCCGAGGAATATGGAGCGATTTGCGAAGCCCATGTATTTCCCTTCCTCCCCTTCTGGGGCTATCTGGGCTATCATGGCGAGAATGACTGGCATCACCATGGCTGAAGACATGCCGTGAAGCAACCTGATCACTATCAGTTCCTCCGGATTTCTGGCAAGTGCGTAGAGCAGGGCAAGCAGTGTGTACAGAGACAGACCAGCAGTTATAAGTGGCCTTCTCCCGTATCTGTCAGAAAATTTCCCGAACATGGGAAGGAATAATAGTCTCGAGATCGAAAATGCTGAGAATATGAGGCCTATCACCACACCTCCTGCGCCCATGTTTTTCGCTATGATTGGCAGAATTGGGGAGATTATTCCGACGCCTATTGTGAGTGTGAAAAGGACAAGTGACGATGTAAAAAGCGTGTATTTCGCTTTTTCGCCCATCTCTCTCCCCATCGTTTCTCCCATCAACAAAGTATTTATAAGGTTTCCATACAAAGTAGTTTGCCAGAAACAGTGGCTACAAGAGGTGATGTCAATGAAAGCACCAAGCGATACAACAAAGTATCTCATTCACGCAGAAATAGTTGCAGAAGGTGTTGTTGAGCGGCCAGACGTCGTAGGAGCCATCTTTGGGCAAACAGAGGGCCTTCTTGGCGATGATCTCGATCTCAGAGAGCTTCAGAAAACCGGAAGAATAGGCAGGATCGAGGTCAAGATCGAGAGCAAGAGCGGCAAGAGTTTTGGGGAGATAAAGGTTCCGAGCAGCCTTGACAAGATAGAGACAGCGATACTTGCGGCGGCTCTCGAGACCATAGAGAGAGTTGGGCCATGTGCTGCAAAAATCAAGGTAATAAAGATTGAGGACGTAAGGGCGAGCAAGAGAAAGAAGATCGTTGAGAGGGCAAAGGACATTCTGAGAGAGCTGTTTGAGGAGCCAGAGATCGAAAGCGAAAAGATTGCGGACCTTGTTAGACAGGCAATCAGGACAGAGGAGATCATAGAGTATGGAGAGGACAGACTTCCGGCAGGGCCGGCTATAGATGAGAGCGATGCAATAATCGTCGTCGAAGGGAGAGCAGATGTGCTTAACCTGCTTAAACACGGGATAAAGAATATTATAGCTGTTGAGGGTACAAATATTCCGAAAACTATTGTTGACCTGAGCAAGAGAAAAACAGTTACCGCATTTCTTGATGGGGACAGGGGTGGAGATCTGATACTCAAAGAACTGCTTCAGGTTGCTGATATTGACTACGTGGCGAGGGCACCAGAAGGCAAGGGAGTTGAAGACCTTACCCAGAAGGAGATTGTTAAGTCTCTGAGAAATAAGATTCCGGTTGAGCAGGTTCACGTGCTGAAACACAAGGATGAGAAGAAGGAGGAGAGGAAGGATGTCAGGGAAACCAAGGTTGAACAGAAAGAAGAGGCAGAGGCTGTAGAAAAACCAAAAGAAGAGAAGAAAGAAGATGCAAGGGACAGGGCAAATGTAATTGAAATGCTCAGGAAGCACAAGCAGGAAATCGAAGGAAATCTGAAGGCGAGACTCATTGACAGCAATTTTGAAGTGGTCAGAGAGATCCCGGTCAGAGACCTGGTTAAGCTTCTGAAGTCAAACAACGTCAAGGCTCATGGAATCGTGTTTGATGGAGTCATAACTCAGAGAGTTGTCGATCTGGCCGCAAAGAGGAACATAAACTTGCTGGTCGGCGTTAAGGTTGGAAGTGTTGTGAAAGTTCCCTCAAATGTCAATATCATGACATTTGACCAGATTTAATTTTTTTGTTAATTTTTTAATTTTTCAAACCAGGCATGCTATGCCAGGATTGCAATGAAGGAGGGCCACGTTTTCATTTAAGGAGTTTTCCCGAAACTGCAGAAAATGAAAAGGTGCATGATGAATGCCTAATTTGACGGCCGATGGGGAAACCAGAATTTAAAGATCTCCCGGCGGATAAGAAGAAGTGAGGCTACCAATATTATTGCTCTGACCTGCGGAAATTATTCGAGCTTGTAATCTCACACAGAATTTCAGAAAAACAGCCACAGGACGAGCAGCACGCACATCAGGAGGTACGTAAACGAAAAAAGATGGTACTCTCGGAGAAATCTGCTATCTCTGACGATTCCGTATGCGATGAGATTGGCAAAGGAAGCGGTGAGGAGACCATTACCACCTATGTTGACTCCAGCTGCGATTGCAGGATAGTTGCTGCCGATTCCAGTCATAATCAGGGCGGCAGGAACGTTGTTGATGATCTGCGATGTGACGATGGACGCGAGAAATACATTCGCCCCTGTCAGATTTGCGGTGTGAATGAAAACAGATGCAATCGTACGAAAATCGACAAACATCAGGGCAAAAATCGCGACAAGCAGCCAGTTGGCATTCATAACCACCCTTCTGAAAAAGATGAGGTAAATGGAAACAACCACCGCGACAAACCAGTGTGCCCCGAAGTCCAGTGCGATCACAAGGAGAATGAGAAGAGCCAGAGACAGCATCTTCAGGAATTCATCCACCCTGAAGCTCTTGCTGTAAGCTGATACGGGCCTATTTTCAACCAGCAACACCATAATGGAAAGGACCGCGAGCTGTACAAGAACAAACTTCGCCATGGTCGCTGTGAACTCCACGAAAGATACTCCCCAGACATGCCATATTAACAGATTCTGGGGGTTTCCAATCGGGGTGAGAGTTGATCCGGCATTTGCCGATATGACCTCAAGTGCCACCGCTTTTCTGACATCAATGTGATCCTTCAGGCTCATGGTGAGTGGAACCACAACCATGACTGCGGCGTCGTTTGTAATGAATGCACCGAGGGTCGCTGACAGCATGCAAAGCTTGAACACAAGTGTGCGTTCAGTTTTTGATGATCCTGCAATCGAATATGCGAGACTGGAAAGATATCCGCTTTCTCTGGCTCCTTCTGATACAAGAAGCAATCCAGCCAGAGAGAGGATGGCTCTCCAGTCTGTGTAATCACTAAACTTTGCCGCTTCATCAGGGAAAACCGCTGCCAAAACTGCAAGCATGGCAAGAAGAATGAGTAGTGTTACCGTTTCAAATGTGTATTTCACCCCCAGCATCCTCCAAAATAAAGGGTTAATGCTCCGGCCGGGATTTGAACCCGGGTCGCCGGCTCGAAAGGCCGGAATGATTGGCCGGGCTACACCACCGGAGCCCAATCTAAGCAACTTTGGATTCAGTTTA is a window of Geoglobus acetivorans DNA encoding:
- a CDS encoding radical SAM protein, whose amino-acid sequence is MVKGLERYAEINAGNLPAKFQIAKRIPADKTDSLYDAHRDLKKEFLKCWKKVDASILEEKPADYSFLHLKVDLLNEMLKECVFCQRKCRVNRYERRGYCKTGAESYYSSEFLHFGEEPELVPSHTIFFNRCTFSCVFCQNWDIVCRDDTPVNPKELAYLIDIRRRQGSRNVNFVGGNPDQHAHTILEVLIHVNSSLPVVWNSNMYHSVELAGVIEDVIDLWLGDFKYGNDDCAAKYSNAGNYFETVTGNFLRAKKHGELLIRHLVMPGHVECCTERIVKWVSKNLGRDTRFNLMFQYWPAYRANEFPEISRRLNRGEIKQAIKVTSVHLDNLV
- a CDS encoding MFS transporter translates to MGREMGEKAKYTLFTSSLVLFTLTIGVGIISPILPIIAKNMGAGGVVIGLIFSAFSISRLLFLPMFGKFSDRYGRRPLITAGLSLYTLLALLYALARNPEELIVIRLLHGMSSAMVMPVILAMIAQIAPEGEEGKYMGFANRSIFLGMSFGPLIGGFLSDFHSEKMAFFAMALMSLITLIIAILTLPEIKPPQKNENGGKEFSRRIISVLIFRILNSIGRGSMMSFLPIYGYLIGLSYTEIGMLVFTNLFVSGIIQPYGGAFSDRRGFIFPVMLSTIISAIIYVSIIQYTSFHILLVFSAFLGISSSLSLPAVSGLVAVEGKKMGNLGGLMGYFSASKSLGRAIGPMLAGVFYDLGGQGHSGIAAVFTASAIATVIAGMLFWAGVRESHQIIEMD
- the dnaG gene encoding DNA primase DnaG; its protein translation is MKAPSDTTKYLIHAEIVAEGVVERPDVVGAIFGQTEGLLGDDLDLRELQKTGRIGRIEVKIESKSGKSFGEIKVPSSLDKIETAILAAALETIERVGPCAAKIKVIKIEDVRASKRKKIVERAKDILRELFEEPEIESEKIADLVRQAIRTEEIIEYGEDRLPAGPAIDESDAIIVVEGRADVLNLLKHGIKNIIAVEGTNIPKTIVDLSKRKTVTAFLDGDRGGDLILKELLQVADIDYVARAPEGKGVEDLTQKEIVKSLRNKIPVEQVHVLKHKDEKKEERKDVRETKVEQKEEAEAVEKPKEEKKEDARDRANVIEMLRKHKQEIEGNLKARLIDSNFEVVREIPVRDLVKLLKSNNVKAHGIVFDGVITQRVVDLAAKRNINLLVGVKVGSVVKVPSNVNIMTFDQI
- a CDS encoding SLC13 family permease yields the protein MKYTFETVTLLILLAMLAVLAAVFPDEAAKFSDYTDWRAILSLAGLLLVSEGARESGYLSSLAYSIAGSSKTERTLVFKLCMLSATLGAFITNDAAVMVVVPLTMSLKDHIDVRKAVALEVISANAGSTLTPIGNPQNLLIWHVWGVSFVEFTATMAKFVLVQLAVLSIMVLLVENRPVSAYSKSFRVDEFLKMLSLALLILLVIALDFGAHWFVAVVVSIYLIFFRRVVMNANWLLVAIFALMFVDFRTIASVFIHTANLTGANVFLASIVTSQIINNVPAALIMTGIGSNYPAIAAGVNIGGNGLLTASFANLIAYGIVRDSRFLREYHLFSFTYLLMCVLLVLWLFF